One window of Campylobacter avium LMG 24591 genomic DNA carries:
- a CDS encoding F0F1 ATP synthase subunit B codes for MRVLLFLLCFSSFVLAAPSGSGEYDIVPRTVNFIIFVAILFYLLAKPVKSFYLNRIASISSRLEDIQKKVLESKNKRLEAIKSLEDAKKESVSAISLAHKEAENIAKKIKSDAKNDMLILEKAFDEQQAYESRKMQKDVIAKALSEIFDENSLKQDDIVNIILKKVS; via the coding sequence ATGAGAGTTTTATTATTTTTACTGTGTTTTTCATCTTTTGTCTTAGCTGCTCCAAGTGGCTCTGGCGAGTATGATATAGTTCCTAGAACTGTGAATTTTATAATTTTTGTTGCTATATTGTTCTATCTTTTAGCCAAGCCTGTTAAGTCTTTTTATCTAAACCGTATAGCAAGCATATCATCTAGATTAGAAGATATACAAAAAAAGGTTTTAGAAAGTAAGAACAAAAGATTAGAAGCTATCAAAAGTCTAGAAGATGCAAAAAAAGAATCAGTTAGCGCCATATCTTTAGCACACAAAGAGGCTGAAAATATAGCAAAAAAGATAAAAAGTGATGCAAAGAATGATATGTTGATTTTGGAAAAAGCATTTGATGAACAACAAGCTTACGAGTCTAGAAAAATGCAAAAAGATGTTATAGCCAAGGCTTTGTCTGAGATTTTTGATGAGAATTCTTTGAAGCAAGATGATATTGTAAATATAATACTTAAAAAGGTATCTTAA
- a CDS encoding F0F1 ATP synthase subunit B', whose amino-acid sequence MFDDVHLSTMLTTIIVFLLMIFALNLLLYKPLLKFMQERDESIRSDEEKVKQDFKEVSNVAEELDKIKQNTREEIARIKQKAIESAKAEAEAEMSKKRKELEDKMLLFYKELAKDKEKLEGELKAFVPEWKNALNANIKNI is encoded by the coding sequence ATGTTTGATGATGTCCATTTGTCCACCATGCTTACTACTATTATTGTATTTTTACTAATGATTTTTGCTTTAAATTTGCTACTTTACAAACCACTTTTGAAATTTATGCAAGAAAGAGATGAGAGTATAAGAAGTGATGAGGAGAAAGTTAAGCAAGATTTCAAAGAAGTGTCTAATGTTGCCGAGGAACTAGATAAAATCAAACAAAATACTAGAGAAGAAATAGCTAGAATTAAACAAAAAGCTATAGAAAGTGCCAAGGCTGAAGCTGAAGCTGAGATGAGTAAAAAAAGAAAAGAGTTAGAGGATAAAATGCTTTTATTTTATAAAGAATTAGCCAAAGATAAAGAAAAGCTAGAAGGCGAACTCAAAGCTTTTGTGCCTGAGTGGAAAAATGCCTTGAATGCTAATATAAAAAATATATAG
- a CDS encoding cytochrome c3 family protein, protein MKKILLFSVLMLSLSLANTNKYTDKVVSLYLNKDDTKVQGRLLPTNPFQVVRTEGNKVLLRISGYVNPAAPSVLYFNNSQRIIVAAFSKNAPLKFKSKAAGTATRWGRATIEVWADKQDFASSDKEMLSRARSLYADNCGICHTVHKENEFTANQWPAQFRSMADRTGIAKEDRWLVIEYLQKNARDFKKGK, encoded by the coding sequence ATGAAAAAAATTCTGTTATTTTCTGTGCTGATGCTAAGTTTATCTTTAGCCAATACAAACAAATACACAGATAAGGTTGTATCTCTTTATCTCAACAAAGATGATACTAAGGTTCAAGGTAGGTTGCTTCCTACAAATCCTTTTCAAGTTGTAAGAACAGAGGGCAACAAGGTCTTGCTAAGGATTAGCGGCTATGTAAACCCTGCGGCTCCGTCGGTTTTGTATTTCAACAACAGCCAAAGGATTATAGTTGCAGCCTTTTCAAAGAATGCTCCTTTGAAATTTAAAAGCAAAGCTGCAGGAACGGCTACTAGGTGGGGCAGAGCAACTATTGAAGTTTGGGCTGATAAGCAAGATTTTGCGAGCTCAGATAAAGAAATGCTAAGCAGAGCAAGAAGCTTATACGCAGATAATTGCGGAATTTGTCACACGGTTCATAAAGAAAATGAATTTACAGCAAATCAATGGCCAGCGCAGTTTCGCTCTATGGCTGATAGAACCGGCATAGCAAAAGAGGACAGATGGCTTGTCATAGAATATTTGCAAAAAAATGCAAGAGATTTTAAGAAAGGAAAATAA
- the fmt gene encoding methionyl-tRNA formyltransferase, translated as MGVKNSIVFMGTPAYAAKILSSLIEENFNILAVFTQSDKAVGRKQIISPSAVKLIALEHNLKVFTPSNLKDAEVIDTIKALKPDFIVVAAYGKILPKEILNICPCINLHTSLLPKYRGASPIQSAILNADKISGVCTMLMDEGLDSGDVLESIELEIKDKRADEVFDMFSLKASSLCISTLKNFAKIAPKKQDESKATFCKKISKSDGLINLDEARAVYQKFLAFYPWPGIFLDTGLKFIDISLLDESSVNDKAKILEIRGEDVVLSCKKGTLLIHKLQEPGKKICTAKQYLNGKRLKSGDYLYPKR; from the coding sequence ATGGGTGTTAAAAATTCTATCGTTTTTATGGGAACTCCAGCTTATGCTGCCAAAATTTTATCAAGCTTAATAGAAGAGAATTTTAATATTTTAGCAGTTTTTACTCAAAGCGATAAGGCGGTTGGACGCAAACAAATCATTAGCCCAAGTGCTGTAAAACTTATAGCTCTTGAGCATAATCTAAAGGTATTTACCCCATCAAATTTAAAAGATGCTGAAGTTATAGACACTATAAAGGCTTTAAAGCCAGATTTTATAGTTGTTGCTGCTTATGGAAAAATTTTACCTAAAGAAATACTTAATATATGTCCTTGCATCAATCTTCACACATCTTTGCTGCCAAAATACCGCGGTGCAAGTCCTATACAAAGTGCTATATTAAACGCAGATAAAATTAGCGGTGTTTGCACTATGCTTATGGATGAAGGGCTTGATAGCGGGGATGTATTAGAAAGCATTGAGCTTGAAATAAAAGATAAAAGAGCGGATGAAGTTTTTGATATGTTTAGTTTAAAGGCCTCAAGTCTTTGTATTAGCACCTTAAAAAATTTCGCAAAAATTGCTCCTAAAAAACAAGATGAAAGTAAGGCTACATTTTGTAAAAAAATCAGCAAAAGTGATGGACTCATAAATTTAGACGAGGCTAGGGCTGTGTATCAAAAATTTTTAGCCTTTTATCCTTGGCCTGGAATTTTTTTAGATACCGGACTTAAATTTATAGATATAAGCTTGCTGGATGAAAGCAGCGTAAATGACAAGGCTAAGATTTTGGAAATAAGAGGCGAGGATGTGGTTTTATCTTGCAAAAAAGGAACTTTGTTGATACATAAATTGCAAGAACCTGGCAAAAAAATTTGCACCGCAAAGCAGTATTTAAATGGAAAAAGGCTTAAAAGTGGAGATTATTTGTATCCAAAGCGTTGA
- a CDS encoding biotin--[acetyl-CoA-carboxylase] ligase: MEKGLKVEIICIQSVDSTHTFMCDKIRSKEIDKELAIYALNQNNGVGSRDNEWQSKPGNLHLNFCLKQSSLVADLPLNSISIYFGFLMKSVLNKNGSKVWLKWPNDIYLDDKKVGGLISAKIDDFIVVGIGLNLKYAPPYATVLDIDIGLEDLIQEYLKEIEKKISWKLIFRNYIVEFEKSRAYKVHLHGREYSLQEASLYEDGSILLENKRMYNLR, from the coding sequence ATGGAAAAAGGCTTAAAAGTGGAGATTATTTGTATCCAAAGCGTTGATTCAACTCATACCTTTATGTGCGATAAAATTCGCAGCAAAGAGATAGATAAGGAGCTTGCTATTTACGCTCTTAATCAAAACAATGGTGTAGGCAGCAGGGATAATGAGTGGCAGAGCAAGCCGGGCAATCTACATCTTAATTTTTGCTTAAAGCAAAGTTCTTTGGTTGCTGATTTGCCCTTAAATTCCATAAGTATTTATTTTGGCTTTTTAATGAAGTCTGTTTTGAATAAAAATGGCTCTAAGGTTTGGCTTAAATGGCCAAATGATATTTATCTTGATGATAAAAAAGTGGGTGGCTTGATAAGTGCAAAGATTGATGATTTTATTGTGGTTGGTATTGGATTAAACCTAAAATACGCCCCGCCTTATGCAACCGTGCTTGACATAGATATTGGTTTAGAGGACTTAATACAAGAGTATTTAAAAGAAATTGAAAAAAAAATTTCGTGGAAGCTGATTTTTAGAAATTATATAGTAGAATTTGAAAAATCAAGAGCTTATAAGGTACATCTTCATGGGAGGGAATACTCTTTACAAGAGGCTTCTTTGTATGAAGATGGTTCTATTTTACTTGAAAACAAAAGGATGTATAATTTAAGATGA
- a CDS encoding HAD family hydrolase, whose product MLVLFDLDDTLINGDCAKLWINFCVEKKILNEAALEKNEAFKEQYKNNSLDMSEFMHFFLESVKDKSLKEVNFLVAEFIKKDIKPFKEALELVKSYKDERKIIISASADFLVKKIAKIFDIDEVIAINCELIADKFSGKTKGVYSFKDGKVLRLKQYLGKDYESLIKKSIFYSDSINDLPLLESVKKPVVCNGDEKLLQIARQRGYEILNFKA is encoded by the coding sequence TTGCTAGTTTTATTTGATCTTGATGATACCTTGATAAATGGCGATTGTGCTAAGCTTTGGATAAACTTTTGTGTAGAAAAAAAGATTTTAAACGAAGCTGCCCTTGAAAAAAACGAGGCTTTTAAAGAGCAGTATAAAAATAATAGCCTTGATATGAGTGAATTTATGCACTTTTTCTTAGAAAGCGTTAAGGATAAAAGCTTAAAAGAAGTTAATTTTCTTGTAGCTGAGTTTATAAAAAAGGATATAAAGCCCTTTAAAGAGGCTTTAGAGCTTGTGAAATCTTACAAAGATGAAAGAAAAATCATAATTTCTGCAAGTGCTGATTTTTTAGTAAAAAAGATAGCCAAGATCTTTGATATAGATGAGGTTATAGCTATAAATTGTGAGCTTATAGCTGATAAATTTAGCGGAAAAACTAAGGGCGTATATAGCTTTAAAGATGGCAAGGTGCTAAGACTTAAGCAGTATTTAGGCAAGGACTATGAAAGCTTGATAAAAAAATCTATCTTTTATAGTGATTCTATAAATGACTTGCCACTTTTAGAATCTGTTAAAAAGCCTGTAGTTTGCAACGGCGATGAAAAACTTTTGCAAATAGCTAGGCAAAGAGGATATGAAATTCTAAATTTCAAAGCTTAG
- a CDS encoding ParB/RepB/Spo0J family partition protein, giving the protein MAKRMVLGRGLSSILGDVDEAYGKELGFSTSSVEEIDIDKIQTNPYQPRKHFDDESLNELADSIKHYGLIQPVALLKKDNHSYILVAGERRFRACQNLGMTSIKAFILKENEDKLRELALIENIQRANLNPIELALSYKSLIEEYKITQEELSSIIHKSRTQITNTLRLLSLSKQTQDLIASNKLSQGHAKVLVGLDLNDEKKIVDTIIGQKLSVRETENLISKFKNNSKKTDKKSDKELDLNLENELNKLKISFEKLGLKCSLNKNKLSITLNDVEKIKQLSKILN; this is encoded by the coding sequence ATGGCAAAGAGAATGGTATTAGGCAGAGGATTAAGCAGTATTTTAGGTGATGTTGATGAGGCTTACGGTAAAGAATTAGGCTTTAGTACTAGCTCGGTTGAAGAGATTGATATAGATAAAATTCAGACAAATCCATATCAGCCACGCAAGCATTTTGACGATGAGTCCTTAAACGAATTAGCTGATTCTATAAAACACTACGGTTTAATACAACCTGTGGCCTTACTTAAAAAAGACAACCATTCTTATATTTTAGTAGCGGGAGAAAGGCGGTTTCGTGCTTGTCAAAATTTGGGAATGACTAGCATAAAAGCTTTTATTTTAAAAGAAAATGAAGATAAATTGAGAGAATTAGCCTTAATTGAAAATATACAAAGAGCAAATTTAAATCCCATAGAGCTAGCTCTATCTTATAAAAGCTTGATAGAAGAATACAAGATAACCCAAGAAGAGCTATCATCCATAATACACAAATCGCGAACCCAGATTACAAACACCCTGAGATTATTATCTTTAAGCAAGCAAACTCAGGATTTAATAGCCTCAAACAAGCTTTCACAAGGACATGCCAAGGTACTTGTAGGCCTTGATTTAAACGATGAAAAAAAGATAGTTGATACCATAATAGGTCAAAAATTGAGTGTTAGAGAAACTGAGAATTTGATTAGCAAATTTAAAAATAATTCCAAAAAAACAGATAAAAAATCAGATAAAGAGCTTGATTTGAATTTAGAAAATGAGCTTAATAAATTAAAAATATCCTTTGAAAAGTTAGGATTAAAGTGCTCTTTAAATAAAAATAAATTAAGCATTACTTTAAACGATGTGGAAAAAATTAAACAGTTGAGTAAAATATTGAACTAA
- a CDS encoding molybdopterin guanine dinucleotide-containing S/N-oxide reductase — protein MSLDRRKFLKIGAGLSFLPLVPSLVSGKTVQASSINSGLVRNGTVITAAHWGILKLTIKDGKITKSEPWEKITNNDNPLQHYTADMVYKSRVKYPYVRKSYLANPNNPKPELRGKEEFVRVSYDQAIKLIARELKKTRDSKGVQAIFGGSYGWYSSGRVHNTRVLLHRFLNVTGGFVGVSGDYSTGASQVIMPYVMGSLEVYEQQTSWESILKNSKIVVIWGSDPLSTLRIAWGVNDQRGLQYFDKLRDSDIKVICIDPVRTQTCKYLKAELISPRPNTDVAMMLGMASHLISVNKVNYEFLDTYTVGFAKFKDYLDGKSDGVKKDTAWASKICGLDEKVIKSLAEQFYDNPTMIMSGWGMQRAHHGEQPHWMIATLSAMLGQIGTPGGGFGLSYHYSNGGVPTCKGGVLGGITAGSVGIWKNGKFVGMPKANQASGGPAWLQQGTSYTFPLARIADVLQNPGKTIKHNGKTVKYPKIDFIYWAGGNPIVHHQNTNNFVKAWRKPRTVVVNEIYWTPTAKMADIVMPATSSYERDDIAMTGDYSNMHITPMKQAVLPEGESRDDYTIFADLCKVYGQKVYDAYTDGGKTPMQLIKEYYDSAYKQTQAYGAEFATPMPVFEEFWAKNEPIKFDETMESIEWVRHAEFIEDPILNALGTESGLIEIYSKSIEKYKYKDCKPHPAWFEPAEYLGNATPEAPFHLLTNHPANRLHSQLCHTSLRDEYAVNGREPILINKADAKKLGIKDGDVVRVFNKRGQVLAGAVVSNDIMPGVVRLCEGAWYDPDDNGLCKYGSANCLTLDLPTSELANGNISHTGLVNIEKFTGELPEVTAFSAPKGAEN, from the coding sequence ATGTCTTTAGATAGAAGAAAATTTTTAAAAATCGGTGCTGGTTTAAGTTTCCTACCTTTAGTTCCAAGTCTTGTTTCTGGTAAAACAGTTCAAGCTTCAAGTATAAATTCTGGCTTAGTTAGAAATGGAACAGTAATTACTGCAGCACACTGGGGAATTTTAAAACTAACTATTAAAGATGGCAAAATCACAAAAAGTGAGCCTTGGGAAAAAATCACAAACAATGACAACCCTTTGCAGCATTACACAGCAGACATGGTCTATAAATCCCGCGTTAAATATCCTTATGTTAGAAAGAGCTATCTAGCAAATCCAAACAACCCAAAACCTGAGTTAAGAGGCAAGGAAGAATTTGTTAGAGTAAGTTACGACCAGGCTATAAAGCTTATAGCTAGAGAGCTTAAAAAAACTAGGGATAGTAAAGGAGTTCAAGCGATTTTTGGCGGAAGCTATGGTTGGTACTCATCTGGTAGGGTTCATAACACTAGGGTTTTATTACACAGATTTTTAAATGTTACAGGAGGCTTTGTTGGGGTTTCAGGAGATTACTCAACTGGTGCTTCACAGGTTATAATGCCTTATGTAATGGGTTCTTTAGAAGTTTATGAGCAACAAACATCTTGGGAAAGTATATTAAAAAATTCAAAAATAGTAGTTATTTGGGGTTCTGACCCGCTTTCAACTCTAAGAATTGCTTGGGGTGTAAATGATCAAAGAGGGCTTCAGTATTTTGATAAGCTAAGAGATAGTGATATTAAGGTGATTTGTATAGACCCGGTTAGAACTCAGACTTGCAAATACTTAAAGGCTGAATTGATAAGCCCTAGACCAAATACAGATGTTGCTATGATGCTTGGAATGGCCTCTCACCTAATATCTGTAAATAAAGTCAATTATGAATTTTTAGACACTTATACGGTTGGTTTTGCGAAATTTAAAGATTATCTTGATGGCAAGAGTGATGGTGTGAAAAAAGATACAGCTTGGGCTAGTAAAATTTGCGGACTAGATGAAAAAGTAATCAAAAGTCTAGCAGAGCAGTTTTATGACAATCCTACCATGATAATGAGCGGTTGGGGTATGCAAAGAGCACATCACGGAGAGCAACCGCACTGGATGATTGCCACTCTTAGCGCTATGTTAGGACAAATAGGCACGCCAGGAGGAGGCTTTGGCCTTAGTTATCACTACTCAAATGGCGGTGTTCCAACCTGCAAAGGCGGTGTTTTAGGTGGAATTACAGCAGGTTCTGTTGGAATTTGGAAAAATGGTAAATTTGTTGGTATGCCAAAGGCAAATCAAGCTTCAGGCGGTCCTGCTTGGCTACAGCAAGGTACATCATACACCTTTCCTTTAGCAAGAATAGCTGATGTTTTGCAAAATCCTGGCAAAACTATAAAGCATAATGGTAAAACTGTAAAATATCCAAAAATAGACTTTATCTATTGGGCTGGTGGCAATCCTATAGTTCATCATCAAAATACAAATAATTTCGTAAAAGCTTGGAGAAAACCGCGAACAGTTGTTGTAAATGAGATTTATTGGACGCCTACTGCAAAAATGGCCGATATAGTTATGCCTGCTACTTCATCTTATGAAAGAGATGATATCGCTATGACAGGGGATTATTCTAATATGCATATAACTCCTATGAAGCAAGCTGTCTTGCCAGAGGGCGAAAGCAGAGATGATTACACGATTTTTGCTGATTTGTGTAAAGTTTATGGCCAAAAAGTTTATGATGCATACACAGATGGCGGCAAAACCCCTATGCAGTTGATTAAAGAATACTACGATAGTGCTTATAAGCAAACTCAAGCTTATGGTGCTGAATTTGCCACTCCTATGCCTGTATTTGAGGAATTTTGGGCTAAGAATGAGCCTATTAAATTTGATGAAACCATGGAAAGTATAGAGTGGGTAAGACATGCTGAATTTATAGAAGACCCTATTTTAAATGCTTTAGGAACTGAATCAGGCCTTATTGAAATTTATTCTAAAAGCATAGAAAAATACAAATACAAAGACTGCAAGCCACATCCTGCTTGGTTTGAACCAGCTGAGTATTTGGGTAATGCAACACCTGAAGCGCCTTTTCACTTGCTTACAAATCACCCGGCCAATAGGCTTCACTCTCAGCTTTGCCATACATCACTTAGAGATGAGTACGCAGTAAATGGCAGAGAGCCTATTTTAATCAACAAAGCTGACGCTAAGAAATTAGGCATTAAAGATGGCGATGTTGTGAGGGTCTTTAATAAAAGAGGTCAGGTTTTAGCTGGTGCTGTGGTTAGCAATGATATTATGCCGGGCGTTGTGAGATTATGCGAGGGTGCTTGGTATGACCCTGATGATAACGGTCTTTGCAAGTATGGAAGTGCAAACTGTCTAACCTTAGACTTACCAACCTCAGAATTAGCAAATGGCAATATCTCTCACACAGGACTTGTGAATATAGAAAAATTCACAGGAGAGCTCCCGGAAGTTACCGCATTTTCTGCTCCTAAGGGTGCTGAAAATTAA
- a CDS encoding Cj0814 family flagellar-dependent secreted protein, giving the protein MFISNNLNLYSQNLENIKNQNLSLNKNLNQNLVKDKSQAVSEILGYGVDSEGFFTSDFNEKTGLPKDYKIYAKDIENLVNSYKNKDIFTSIDIAKSMQNAYKVFSALKLGNKDFMSNEDLKSLAIGYELDIKNLTVIKTYEKYDEFNSKIMSSNANLLGHLPSSLHFTFSNFEVKQNLDINQLLQGLSKEAYLKDDKLSKSGLFVSFFKNSPHRVMIEGKATVLGMSAGFGRIESALAIELNEILTSGNLDDFKTILSLMSKHDDITEFKKEMLELQIPLNKNPQTDNLNNKNNSDNYNPTPKDKKPFTPIQAESKSETFTYDDIAKNFFLSFLENERKKGTDVLELLEKLFKVDKSKIDFKV; this is encoded by the coding sequence ATGTTCATATCTAACAACTTAAATTTATACAGTCAAAATTTAGAAAATATTAAAAATCAAAATTTATCTTTAAACAAAAATTTAAATCAAAATTTAGTCAAAGACAAAAGCCAAGCTGTAAGTGAAATTTTAGGCTATGGTGTAGATAGTGAAGGCTTTTTTACAAGTGATTTTAATGAAAAAACAGGATTACCAAAAGATTATAAAATTTATGCAAAGGATATAGAAAATTTAGTAAATTCTTACAAAAATAAAGATATTTTTACAAGCATAGACATAGCAAAGAGTATGCAAAATGCTTACAAGGTATTTTCTGCTTTAAAGCTTGGTAACAAAGATTTTATGAGCAATGAGGACTTAAAATCTTTAGCTATCGGATATGAACTTGATATAAAAAATTTAACTGTGATAAAAACTTATGAAAAGTATGATGAATTTAACTCAAAGATAATGAGTTCAAATGCAAATTTGCTAGGACATTTACCAAGTTCTTTGCATTTTACCTTTTCTAACTTTGAAGTAAAACAAAATTTAGATATAAATCAGCTTTTACAAGGATTAAGCAAAGAAGCTTATTTAAAAGATGATAAGCTAAGCAAAAGCGGTCTTTTTGTAAGCTTTTTTAAAAATTCTCCCCACAGGGTTATGATAGAAGGTAAAGCTACTGTGCTTGGTATGAGTGCTGGTTTTGGTAGAATAGAAAGTGCCTTAGCTATAGAGCTTAATGAAATTCTAACAAGTGGAAATTTAGATGATTTTAAAACTATCTTAAGTCTTATGTCAAAGCACGATGATATAACAGAATTCAAAAAAGAAATGCTAGAATTACAAATTCCACTTAATAAAAACCCTCAAACAGATAATTTAAACAATAAAAATAATTCAGACAATTATAACCCAACTCCTAAAGATAAAAAGCCCTTCACCCCCATACAAGCTGAAAGTAAAAGTGAAACTTTTACTTATGATGATATAGCTAAAAACTTCTTTTTATCTTTTTTAGAAAATGAAAGAAAAAAGGGGACTGATGTGTTAGAATTATTAGAAAAGTTATTTAAAGTAGATAAGAGTAAGATAGATTTTAAAGTGTGA
- a CDS encoding Cj0814 family flagellar-dependent secreted protein, producing the protein MNISFLSNNFNTNNNINYKVLKNNQASVYKNQNEVLGYEIDKEGYFTSEFNKAANIPADIKIHSSTMQSLVDFWANKNTSSMIKVFENIDIAKTVGNAYKILSQLIDKDTLDSKANFTLDEIKNLPQGYEFNRQSLKIDKIIDKDYENLSLSFDYNNNNDIKTSPLFFSVDDIFNNNNKKDGYDSFFDTTADKYTNTDGSITKGGLLVAIINANMYTIEGETTRWGKITGFDKSMSLQEVRSAWNDGNVLKFDPNNPVIVQGAGIVDKDANRSKDSEYKYTDPLTQMFEDMQKAHKELLERLEAKRREDALIQARKRLDFRA; encoded by the coding sequence ATGAATATATCTTTTTTGTCTAATAATTTTAATACAAATAATAATATTAACTATAAAGTTTTAAAAAATAATCAAGCAAGTGTGTACAAAAACCAAAACGAAGTCTTAGGCTATGAAATAGATAAAGAGGGATATTTTACAAGCGAGTTTAACAAGGCTGCAAATATCCCAGCTGATATAAAAATTCACTCAAGCACTATGCAAAGTTTGGTTGATTTTTGGGCAAATAAAAATACTAGCTCTATGATTAAGGTGTTCGAAAATATAGACATAGCAAAGACTGTTGGCAATGCTTATAAAATTTTATCTCAGCTCATAGATAAGGATACTCTAGATTCAAAAGCAAATTTTACCTTAGATGAGATAAAAAATTTGCCTCAAGGATATGAGTTTAATCGCCAAAGTTTAAAAATAGATAAGATAATAGATAAAGACTATGAAAATTTAAGTTTATCTTTTGATTATAACAACAACAATGACATAAAAACAAGCCCTTTGTTTTTTAGTGTAGATGATATATTTAACAATAATAATAAAAAAGATGGTTATGATTCTTTTTTCGATACCACTGCTGATAAATATACAAATACTGATGGCTCTATCACTAAAGGAGGACTTTTAGTAGCTATAATAAACGCAAATATGTATACAATAGAGGGCGAAACTACTAGATGGGGTAAAATAACAGGCTTTGATAAGTCTATGAGTTTGCAAGAGGTAAGAAGTGCTTGGAATGATGGTAATGTATTAAAATTTGATCCAAATAATCCCGTGATAGTGCAAGGAGCTGGGATAGTCGATAAAGATGCAAATAGAAGCAAAGATTCAGAATATAAATATACAGATCCACTCACACAGATGTTCGAGGATATGCAAAAAGCTCATAAAGAATTATTAGAAAGACTTGAGGCAAAAAGAAGGGAAGATGCTTTAATACAAGCAAGAAAAAGACTTGATTTTAGGGCTTGA
- a CDS encoding ParA family protein, with the protein MSEVIAIANQKGGVGKTTTAINLAASLAVAEKKVLLIDVDPQANATTGLGFNRNNYEYNMYHVFTGKKKFADIILKTELLKLHLAPSNIGLVGVEQELAKDETVELKTVLRNRLQEIITDYDYIIIDTPPALGSITVNAFAASDGVIIPVQCEYYALEGVAMVLNTIKIVKKTINPKLKVKGFLPTMYSATNNISKVTFEDLKQNFKEHLFVNTDANEDFIIVPRNVKLAESPSFGKPILLYDIKSPGSIAYRNLASALM; encoded by the coding sequence ATGAGTGAAGTAATAGCTATAGCCAATCAAAAGGGCGGTGTCGGGAAAACTACAACAGCTATAAATTTAGCAGCGTCTTTAGCCGTAGCCGAGAAAAAGGTATTATTGATAGATGTTGACCCACAAGCCAATGCAACTACCGGACTGGGCTTTAATAGAAATAATTATGAATATAATATGTATCATGTATTCACAGGCAAAAAGAAATTTGCTGATATTATCTTAAAAACCGAACTTTTAAAATTGCACCTAGCGCCGTCAAATATAGGCTTAGTAGGTGTAGAGCAAGAGCTTGCTAAGGATGAAACGGTTGAACTTAAGACTGTGCTTAGAAATAGATTGCAAGAGATAATTACTGATTATGATTATATAATCATAGACACTCCGCCAGCCCTAGGCAGCATAACTGTAAATGCTTTTGCAGCTAGCGATGGTGTTATAATACCGGTTCAGTGCGAGTATTACGCATTAGAAGGCGTTGCCATGGTTTTAAATACCATAAAGATAGTTAAAAAAACCATTAATCCAAAACTAAAGGTTAAGGGCTTTTTACCTACTATGTATAGTGCTACCAATAATATATCTAAGGTTACTTTTGAGGATTTGAAACAAAATTTCAAGGAGCATTTGTTTGTAAATACTGACGCAAATGAAGATTTTATAATAGTTCCTAGAAATGTAAAACTAGCTGAAAGTCCAAGCTTTGGCAAACCTATCTTGCTTTACGACATCAAGTCGCCAGGTTCTATAGCTTATAGGAATTTAGCTTCCGCACTTATGTAG